One window of Acidimicrobiales bacterium genomic DNA carries:
- a CDS encoding alpha/beta hydrolase, whose translation MPLSPDAQVVFDRLAQAGNLTIEDLGLDVLRTLLANFNRIDSDGPEVPTEDATADGVPVRLYRPDDAVGTLVWFHGGGWCLGSMDEHDAFCRRFAVAAGTTIVNVDYRLAPEHPFPAGFDDCYAATKWAAATLPGPTAVGGDSAGGNLAAAVTFKARDDGPPLAFQLLVYPAVDAEMSYPSMKENGEGYFLYEADTRWFWDHYLAGHDRRDPLASPIYADDLGGLPPAYVVTTEYDPLRDEGEAYALRLEQAGVPTLRRRWDGELHAFFTAGKVYAAAQPATEEAAAALRAALRGTG comes from the coding sequence GTGCCGTTGAGCCCTGACGCCCAAGTCGTGTTCGACCGGCTGGCGCAGGCCGGCAACCTCACGATCGAAGACCTCGGCCTCGACGTGTTGCGCACACTGTTGGCCAACTTCAACCGCATCGACAGCGACGGGCCCGAGGTCCCCACCGAGGACGCCACCGCAGACGGCGTGCCCGTGCGGCTGTACCGGCCCGACGACGCGGTCGGCACGCTGGTGTGGTTCCACGGCGGCGGGTGGTGCCTGGGGAGCATGGACGAGCACGACGCCTTCTGCCGCCGCTTTGCCGTGGCGGCAGGCACGACGATCGTCAACGTCGACTACCGCCTCGCCCCGGAACATCCTTTCCCTGCCGGGTTCGACGACTGCTACGCGGCCACCAAGTGGGCGGCCGCCACATTGCCGGGGCCCACCGCCGTCGGGGGCGACAGCGCGGGCGGCAACCTGGCCGCGGCCGTGACCTTCAAAGCGCGAGACGACGGCCCTCCCCTGGCCTTCCAACTGCTCGTCTATCCCGCGGTCGACGCCGAGATGAGCTACCCCTCGATGAAGGAGAACGGGGAGGGGTACTTTCTCTACGAAGCAGACACCCGCTGGTTCTGGGACCACTACCTGGCGGGCCACGACCGCCGCGACCCGTTGGCATCGCCGATCTACGCGGACGACCTCGGTGGCCTGCCGCCCGCCTACGTGGTCACTACCGAGTACGACCCCCTGCGCGACGAAGGCGAGGCCTACGCCTTGCGGCTGGAGCAGGCGGGCGTTCCCACGTTGCGTCGTCGCTGGGACGGCGAACTGCACGCCTTCTTCACCGCGGGCAAGGTCTACGCAGCGGCGCAACCCGCCACAGAGGAGGCCGCCGCCGCCCTCCGGGCTGCACTGCGCGGCACCGGTTAG
- a CDS encoding amino acid ABC transporter permease — translation MTATVLADALGPKARRRVWIASIVAAVLVAAVIGVAVQRLADRNQFDEALWKPLTQRSVIRFFLTGLANTMKAAMVAMGLALVLATFLALGRLARNKPVRWAAGAWVEFFRAMPLLLLIYFSGLGLPKYGIQLPVFWYLVLALVAYNGAVVAEIFRAGILSLDRGQSEAAYAIGLSYWQAMFTVIVPQAVRRMVPAIVSQLVTLLKDTSLGYVITYEELLRRGRLSGEFYGNMLQSLVFVAAFYVVVNFALSQVARRLEVRQRRRYNAGAMDVAGVEDLATVAAEGRRA, via the coding sequence ATGACCGCCACCGTGCTGGCCGACGCCCTCGGCCCCAAGGCCCGCCGCCGGGTGTGGATCGCCTCGATCGTCGCCGCCGTGCTGGTGGCCGCCGTCATCGGCGTCGCCGTTCAGCGCCTCGCCGACCGCAACCAGTTCGACGAAGCGCTGTGGAAGCCGCTGACCCAGCGCTCGGTCATCCGCTTCTTCCTCACAGGGCTGGCCAACACCATGAAGGCGGCGATGGTGGCCATGGGGTTGGCCTTGGTCCTGGCCACCTTCCTGGCCCTCGGGCGCCTGGCCCGCAACAAGCCGGTGCGATGGGCGGCGGGCGCGTGGGTCGAGTTCTTCCGGGCCATGCCCCTGCTGCTGCTCATCTACTTCTCGGGGCTGGGCCTGCCCAAGTACGGCATCCAGCTCCCGGTGTTCTGGTACCTGGTGCTGGCCCTGGTGGCCTACAACGGCGCCGTGGTGGCCGAGATCTTCCGGGCGGGCATCCTGTCGCTCGACCGGGGCCAGTCCGAAGCCGCCTACGCCATCGGCCTGTCGTACTGGCAGGCCATGTTCACCGTGATCGTGCCCCAAGCCGTACGCCGCATGGTGCCCGCCATCGTGAGCCAGTTGGTGACCCTGCTGAAGGACACCTCGTTGGGCTACGTGATCACCTACGAGGAACTGTTGCGCCGGGGCCGGCTCAGCGGCGAGTTCTACGGGAACATGCTGCAGTCGCTGGTCTTCGTGGCCGCCTTCTATGTCGTGGTGAACTTCGCCCTGAGCCAGGTCGCCCGTCGCTTGGAAGTGCGCCAGCGCCGCCGCTACAACGCAGGGGCCATGGACGTGGCCGGCGTCGAAGACCTGGCCACGGTGGCCGCCGAGGGTCGCCGGGCCTAA
- a CDS encoding amino acid ABC transporter permease: MARPAAARRPRRAARAVRPRRRARRPRRRRPPVPRGNALNIVFDNLGTYVEGMRTTVSLTLLSFAAAVVIGTVVAAFRVGPVPPLRWAGATYVELVRNTPLAVHFILFYFGLTKVGIRYEAFVTAVIVLSMYTSSFVAETIRSGINAVSTGQAEAARSLGLTFPQVLTIVVLPQAFRTVVAPLGSLLSALVRNSSVASVISVLELTEVADRLNTATARPIPVFLGAAAAYLTLTLPLGWGIGIVERRVAIKR; this comes from the coding sequence GTGGCTCGACCGGCAGCAGCACGTCGACCACGGCGGGCGGCTCGGGCGGTACGTCCTCGTCGACGAGCTCGTCGTCCGCGTCGTCGTCGACCACCAGTACCACGCGGTAACGCCCTGAACATCGTCTTCGACAACCTCGGCACCTACGTCGAGGGGATGCGGACCACGGTGTCGCTTACCCTGCTGTCGTTCGCGGCGGCAGTGGTGATCGGCACCGTGGTCGCCGCGTTCCGGGTCGGGCCCGTTCCCCCGCTGCGATGGGCGGGGGCGACGTATGTGGAGCTGGTGCGCAACACGCCGCTGGCCGTCCACTTCATCCTCTTCTACTTCGGCCTCACCAAGGTCGGCATCCGCTACGAGGCGTTCGTCACCGCGGTGATCGTGCTCAGCATGTACACGAGTTCGTTCGTGGCCGAGACCATTCGCTCCGGCATCAACGCGGTGTCGACGGGCCAGGCCGAAGCGGCCCGTTCCCTCGGGCTCACCTTCCCGCAGGTGCTCACCATCGTGGTGCTGCCGCAGGCCTTTCGCACCGTGGTGGCGCCGCTGGGCAGCCTGCTCAGCGCCTTGGTGCGCAACTCGTCGGTGGCCTCAGTCATCTCCGTGTTGGAGCTCACCGAGGTAGCCGACCGCCTCAACACCGCTACCGCCCGGCCCATCCCGGTGTTCTTGGGAGCGGCCGCTGCCTATCTCACGTTGACCCTGCCGCTGGGGTGGGGCATCGGCATCGTCGAGCGCCGGGTGGCGATCAAACGATGA
- a CDS encoding glutamate ABC transporter substrate-binding protein, with product MTRRRWWTIALLLVVALTGAACGDDDDGGAVTNPTDDKGGDEVARPSFASGSTMASLQSDGKITIGVKFDQPGFGQKNPTTGKIEGFDVEIGKLIAQGIYGGRLDGQEANIEFVEAVSKNREPFIQEGRVDLVIATYTINDTRKQVVDFAGPYFVAQQDLMVKAGDNAIKSVTDLAGKKVCTVKGSTSEKNVRAKAPTAEVTLFDTYSQCAEALGDGRVVAVTTDNTILAGLVSQSNNAYKLVKAPFSDEPYGVGLKKGDQAFRDFLNDRLEEIFRNGQWAAAFERTLGKLGLDTPRPPSIDRYATTGGSTGSSTSTTAGGSGGTSSSTSSSSASSSTTSTTR from the coding sequence ATGACGAGACGGCGTTGGTGGACCATCGCCCTGTTGCTCGTCGTCGCCCTCACCGGTGCAGCATGCGGTGACGACGACGACGGCGGTGCGGTTACAAACCCGACAGACGACAAGGGCGGCGACGAGGTCGCCCGTCCGAGCTTTGCCTCGGGCAGCACCATGGCGAGCTTGCAGTCCGACGGCAAGATCACAATCGGCGTGAAGTTCGACCAGCCCGGGTTCGGCCAGAAGAACCCGACCACCGGCAAGATCGAGGGCTTCGACGTCGAGATCGGCAAGCTGATCGCCCAGGGCATCTACGGCGGCCGCCTCGACGGGCAGGAAGCGAACATCGAGTTCGTCGAAGCGGTGTCGAAGAACCGTGAGCCCTTCATCCAAGAAGGCCGCGTCGACCTGGTGATCGCCACCTACACCATCAACGACACCCGCAAGCAGGTGGTCGACTTCGCCGGGCCGTACTTCGTGGCCCAGCAGGACCTGATGGTCAAGGCCGGCGACAATGCCATCAAGAGCGTCACCGACCTGGCGGGCAAGAAGGTCTGCACGGTCAAGGGCTCGACCTCGGAGAAGAACGTGCGGGCCAAGGCGCCCACCGCCGAGGTCACGCTGTTCGACACCTACTCGCAGTGCGCCGAAGCCCTCGGCGACGGGCGAGTGGTGGCGGTGACCACCGACAACACCATCCTGGCCGGCTTGGTCTCGCAGTCGAACAACGCCTACAAGCTGGTCAAGGCGCCGTTCAGCGACGAGCCCTACGGCGTGGGCCTCAAGAAGGGCGACCAGGCCTTCCGCGACTTCCTCAACGACCGGTTGGAGGAGATCTTCCGCAACGGCCAGTGGGCTGCCGCTTTCGAGCGGACGCTGGGCAAGCTGGGGCTCGACACGCCGCGGCCGCCGAGCATCGACCGCTACGCCACCACGGGTGGCTCGACCGGCAGCAGCACGTCGACCACGGCGGGCGGCTCGGGCGGTACGTCCTCGTCGACGAGCTCGTCGTCCGCGTCGTCGTCGACCACCAGTACCACGCGGTAA